Part of the Shewanella eurypsychrophilus genome is shown below.
GCTGAAATCATTAGCATGAGTAGCAAACATGGCGGAACTCCTTAAATCTGAGTCTGTATTTGAGCCAGATAGTTAGTTCAAATAACGTATACCGAACCTATTATGTTCTTAACACTGCTAATCTCATGCCAAGTTTTTAAAGCCTTTATTTACAGTGTGTTGACTTTTTCATTCGAATTTTGTGAGTCATATTGACTCCCTCTGTTTTGAGTCAAATTGACTCTTGTGGTGTGTTTTGTCTATCTGCATGCTATGGTCTGGTTATATTCCACAGCCTAGCTCGTTCGAGCAGGTAAAATGCGGCAACGTTTATGACCATGATAGATATCTCTTCGACGGCCTTGATAGAACTGGCCCTTGATCTGACTAACAGTTTGACCACCAAAGATCGCTTCGATCGCTTGCTCAGTACCGTGCGCAGGGCGGTAAGTTGTGACGCAGTGGTCTTGTTACATGTGCAAGGTGAACGGCTGAAGCCTTTGGCTCAACAGGGGCTGAGCAAAGACAGCTTAGGTAGACGCTTCGACATTCAGCAGCACCCTAGGTTTGAAGTGATCTGTGGTTCATCAACCCCGGTGCGTTTTGCCTCAGACTGTGAACTCCCCGATCCCTATGACGGTATGCTGCTGTCTCATGAAGGTGACCTTCCCGTACACGCCTGTATGGGGCTGCCTTTAATGGCTGATGAGCAACTGATAGGCGTGCTGACCTTAGATAGTATGACCCCAAATGTGTTTGATGAGTTGCCAGAAAAAAGCTTAGATATTATTTCAGCCATGGCGGCGGCGACTTTAAAAACAGCCATCTTGTTGCAGGAGTTGGAGAGTCATTCGCAACACAGCCTAGAAGTTGTGGCAGAGTTAACCCATGAAGCGCTAGTCAAAGACGGCGGTGAGTTGATTGGCGATAGTGAAGCCATGATAAAACTCAAAAGAGAGATAGATATGGTGGCGGTCTCTGGTTTCTCTATCTTGATTGAAGGGGAGACTGGCGTCGGCAAGGAGCTGGTGGCCAGAACCTTGCACAGGCAGTCCGCACGTGGAGAAGCCCCTCTGGTCTATGTTAACTGTGCAGCGCTGCCGGAAAATCTAATAGAGAGTGAGCTTTTTGGCCATGTAAAAGGTGCGTTCACCGGCGCCGATAGAAATCGCACCGGTAAGTTTAGCTTAGCCGATGGCGGCACCATATTTCTCGATGAGATAGGCGAGTTGCCGCTAGGCGTGCAGAGTAAGCTGTTAAGGGCGCTACAAAGTCAGGAAATTCAACCTGTGGGTAAAGATGCCACCGAGCAAGTTAACGTACGGATCTTGGCGGCGACTAACAGAGAACTGAAAGAGGAGGTCAAGGAAGGCAGATTCAGGGCTGATCTTTATCATCGACTGAGTGTCTATCCAATCTCGGTACCGCCTCTTCGAAACAGGGAGGGAGACATAACTTTACTGACAGGCTACTTTATCGAACAGGTCAGGCGTAAGTTAGGCATACAGCAACTGACAATCGATTCCTCTGCAATACATGTGTTGAGTCAGTATGACTGGCCAGGCAATGTGCGTGAGTTGGAGCACGTGATAGGCCGAGGAGCATTAAGAGCCAAAGGTCGAGGAAATAAAGCGATTGTCAGAATAGATACTAGCCATATCGAGCAGTTAGTCGATTCGGTAGAACGTTTGCTAGATAATAAAAAGCCTACTATGACGAAGGTGGGAAGAGTTGAAGCGGAGATTAGTGCAGGTGAGAGTATTGCGTTAAAGCAGGAGACTGAATCGTTTCAGCGTGATCTTATTACTCAGGTATTGAGTCAAGAATCCGGCAACTGGTCGGCAGCTGCTAAGCGTTTACAAACAGACAGAGCGAACTTAAACCGATTAGCTAAGCGTTTAGGAATACAAGTGACTAAATCAATTAGTGTTAAGTTGTGATTTATCGGTAATGACAACGGACAGATAGGAGCATACTCATGGAAAAGGGACAGTTTGAGCATGGAGAGGTCATTCATCTTAAAGTAGGCGATTATGTCGATATTGCTGCTCACTGTAAGCACAGAGTTGCCTGGACTAGCGAAGAGACAGAAACGCTTTGGTTGGCAGTGCATTACTGAACACTGGTTTATTCATAGGGTTGTGGCGAATTGTTTCACTGTATTTGCTGCTAATATTAGCGGGGCACAATCTTGTGCTTTTTGCTATAATCGCCCACCAAAATTTACACATTAACTTTTTTGAGTGACTTTTTATGAGCAAAGCTACCCTCTTTACCCCAGGCGATGTGTCACATATATCGAACCGATTAGAACTGCTTGCCCCGGCCAAGAATGCCGAGTTTGGTATGGAAGCGATTCTCCACGGCGCCGATGCAGTATACATTGGCGGACCGGAATTTGGTGCGCGTGCCACTGCGGGTAATAGCGTCGAAGATATTGCTCGTTTGTGTGCTTTTGCTCATAAGTATCATGCTCAAGTATTTGTCGCGATTAATACTATCTTGATGGATGACGAACTTGCTGGCGCCGAAAAGTTAATCTGGCAGGTATATGAAGCGGGCGCAGATGCACTTATCGTGCAAGATATGGGTGTGCTTCAGCTCGACCTGCCACCTATTGCGCTGCATGCCAGTACTCAGATGGATAATCGTACTGCCGAAAAAGCGGTGTTTTTAGAACAGGTCGGTTTTTCTCAAGTGGTTCTCGCCCGAGAGCTTGGCTTAAGCCAAATCCGTGAAGTGGCGACGCACACTAAGATGCAATTAGAGTTCTTTATCCATGGCGCTCTGTGTGTAGCCTATTCGGGTCTGTGTAATTTAAGTCATGCCTTTAGTAATCGCAGTGCTAACCGAGGAGAGTGCTCGCAGATGTGTCGCTTGCCTGGTGAACTAAAAACTCGTCAAGGTGAGGTGCTAGCTGAGAATGAACACCTGTTATCGCTTAAAGACAATAACCAGACCGATAACCTCGAAGCCTTGATTGATGCGGGTGTGCGTTCATTTAAAATTGAAGGCCGTCTTAAAGACGTTAACTATGTCAAAAACATCACCGCTCATTATCGTCAAGAACTCGATAAGATCATTGCTCGTCGCCCAGAGCTAAAAGCGTCATCTCATGGGCGCTCGGTACATAGCTTTACACCCAATGTAGAGAAGACCTTTAACCGTGGTCGCACCGATTATTTTGTTAATGAACGTAGCCAGGGAGTCAGTGATTTTCGCTCGCCTAAATTTATCGGTGAAGAGGTGGCGACAGTTAAGCGCTTAGGCAAAGATTTTATTGAGCT
Proteins encoded:
- a CDS encoding peptidase U32 family protein, whose product is MSKATLFTPGDVSHISNRLELLAPAKNAEFGMEAILHGADAVYIGGPEFGARATAGNSVEDIARLCAFAHKYHAQVFVAINTILMDDELAGAEKLIWQVYEAGADALIVQDMGVLQLDLPPIALHASTQMDNRTAEKAVFLEQVGFSQVVLARELGLSQIREVATHTKMQLEFFIHGALCVAYSGLCNLSHAFSNRSANRGECSQMCRLPGELKTRQGEVLAENEHLLSLKDNNQTDNLEALIDAGVRSFKIEGRLKDVNYVKNITAHYRQELDKIIARRPELKASSHGRSVHSFTPNVEKTFNRGRTDYFVNERSQGVSDFRSPKFIGEEVATVKRLGKDFIELESTYTFNNGDGLCYFPANYAKAKQSDDKLQGLRVNRAEGLKLHVLTVPGDLEVGMTIYRNRDQAFEAVLAKESSKRSIDVDIVITDTDNGIKMIMTDVYGHQGEVSLTMDKLPANDQEAASAKLRKQLGKLGSTDFVARNVSIDTEQVWFAPASVINGLRRDTVAALELARVDEYVRPKPWKHHLDAMYPTKHLSYLSNVANQKSKDFYLQHGVIEIEDTYEKNGITEEVPLMVTKHCLRFNFNLCPKEVPGIKAEPMVLEIGKDVLKLVFDCPKCEMMVVGANRQVPNEGRGQA
- the norR gene encoding nitric oxide reductase transcriptional regulator NorR, whose translation is MTMIDISSTALIELALDLTNSLTTKDRFDRLLSTVRRAVSCDAVVLLHVQGERLKPLAQQGLSKDSLGRRFDIQQHPRFEVICGSSTPVRFASDCELPDPYDGMLLSHEGDLPVHACMGLPLMADEQLIGVLTLDSMTPNVFDELPEKSLDIISAMAAATLKTAILLQELESHSQHSLEVVAELTHEALVKDGGELIGDSEAMIKLKREIDMVAVSGFSILIEGETGVGKELVARTLHRQSARGEAPLVYVNCAALPENLIESELFGHVKGAFTGADRNRTGKFSLADGGTIFLDEIGELPLGVQSKLLRALQSQEIQPVGKDATEQVNVRILAATNRELKEEVKEGRFRADLYHRLSVYPISVPPLRNREGDITLLTGYFIEQVRRKLGIQQLTIDSSAIHVLSQYDWPGNVRELEHVIGRGALRAKGRGNKAIVRIDTSHIEQLVDSVERLLDNKKPTMTKVGRVEAEISAGESIALKQETESFQRDLITQVLSQESGNWSAAAKRLQTDRANLNRLAKRLGIQVTKSISVKL